A region of Faecalibacterium taiwanense DNA encodes the following proteins:
- a CDS encoding AAA family ATPase, whose translation MNKITLKEIRFKKLKGLSNVTIKFSKPLTAIMGVNGSGKTTVIHALACLYNPDGNGENHIFPEFFTPNTDASWSGSELEAVNEIIGTDGVPTLLPPKKYYKAFDRWAPRYQTRSKRNVYYIGIETCLPDIEKKNQTTKISYVSQCQTSNVARKTIQGAAGILNKNYTALMDNCYKGTHFPGVELSDGLKYSSLSMGSGEQRTIKILEKVTRAEKYSLILVDELDLLLHVSAFRKLVKELNRIAVEKKLQIVFTTHSLEILSMSEYIGIQYIENVTSPTGSANSFVYDRLSEELIYNMSGECNKPVKIYVEDSLAKDIVHEIVRDLQMTFLVEICKFGAIENAFTLAASFIIEQRDTRNILIVTDGDKYCTDSERMDHIEKKLCGTEDDAEDKRQAALQLIHQFSLPTSTPPEKFLHQIILETFPQDNSIYQAAQAIQGVNDSHEWISNICDRLDESQETIIREIFKYASSHELFLSYIDNIKTWLSQHQNI comes from the coding sequence ATGAATAAAATAACATTAAAAGAAATCCGTTTCAAAAAATTAAAAGGGTTGTCAAACGTAACCATCAAATTCTCAAAGCCTCTAACAGCTATTATGGGCGTCAATGGGTCCGGAAAAACAACTGTAATACATGCATTAGCATGCTTGTACAATCCAGACGGGAACGGTGAGAATCATATATTTCCTGAATTTTTTACTCCAAATACAGATGCTTCATGGTCTGGCAGTGAATTGGAAGCCGTTAACGAAATTATTGGAACCGATGGTGTTCCTACATTGCTTCCACCTAAAAAGTATTACAAGGCGTTCGACCGCTGGGCACCACGTTATCAGACTCGTTCAAAGAGAAACGTATATTATATTGGAATAGAAACCTGCCTCCCGGATATTGAAAAGAAAAACCAAACAACAAAAATTTCATATGTTTCTCAATGCCAAACCAGCAATGTGGCACGAAAAACAATTCAAGGTGCAGCGGGCATTCTAAACAAAAATTATACTGCATTGATGGACAATTGCTATAAAGGAACTCATTTTCCGGGCGTTGAGTTAAGCGATGGTCTCAAATACTCATCACTTAGCATGGGGTCAGGTGAGCAGCGCACAATTAAAATTCTTGAAAAAGTCACTCGTGCAGAAAAATATTCACTAATTTTAGTCGATGAACTTGATTTGCTACTTCATGTATCTGCTTTTCGGAAATTAGTTAAAGAACTCAATAGAATAGCTGTTGAGAAGAAATTACAAATTGTATTCACAACTCACTCATTAGAAATTCTTTCTATGTCTGAATATATCGGAATACAATATATTGAAAATGTAACGTCCCCCACAGGATCAGCAAACTCATTCGTTTATGATAGACTCAGTGAAGAACTGATTTATAACATGTCCGGCGAATGTAATAAACCCGTCAAAATATATGTGGAAGATTCCCTTGCGAAAGATATTGTTCACGAAATTGTTAGAGACTTGCAAATGACATTTCTTGTTGAGATTTGCAAATTTGGCGCAATCGAAAACGCTTTCACCCTTGCCGCAAGCTTTATCATAGAGCAAAGAGATACTAGAAACATCCTTATTGTCACTGATGGTGATAAATACTGTACTGATTCCGAAAGGATGGATCACATTGAGAAAAAATTATGTGGGACAGAAGATGATGCTGAAGACAAACGTCAGGCAGCACTTCAGTTGATTCATCAATTTTCCTTACCCACTAGCACCCCACCAGAAAAATTTTTACATCAAATAATATTGGAAACATTTCCTCAAGATAATAGTATCTATCAAGCTGCTCAAGCGATTCAGGGCGTTAATGATTCGCATGAATGGATTAGTAACATTTGTGATCGATTGGATGAAAGCCAAGAGACAATTATCAGAGAAATTTTTAAATACGCAAGCAGCCATGAACTGTTCCTTTCTTATATTGACAATATAAAGACGTGGCTGAGCCAACACCAAAACATCTAA
- a CDS encoding TnpV protein, producing MNLSSRNVTYSTVGDYQLPNLTLNQPRKPLGRYGRLRRTYLMQQRSVLYHTMLLNGSLYPHLMEVEQTAESRMQQTMAQLLKQDPAPDKEQNQMAWVQHMNSLKAQAEELVLTELIYS from the coding sequence ATGAATTTGAGCAGCAGGAACGTGACCTACTCGACCGTCGGGGACTACCAGCTCCCGAACCTGACCCTGAACCAGCCCCGGAAGCCGCTGGGCAGGTACGGCAGGCTGCGCCGGACGTATCTGATGCAGCAGCGCTCGGTGCTGTACCACACGATGCTTCTGAACGGGAGCCTGTATCCGCACCTGATGGAGGTAGAGCAGACGGCAGAGAGCCGGATGCAGCAGACCATGGCGCAGCTTCTGAAACAGGACCCCGCCCCGGACAAGGAGCAGAACCAGATGGCGTGGGTGCAGCACATGAACAGCCTGAAAGCACAGGCCGAGGAACTGGTGCTGACGGAGCTGATCTACAGCTAA